One window of the Anolis carolinensis isolate JA03-04 unplaced genomic scaffold, rAnoCar3.1.pri scaffold_17, whole genome shotgun sequence genome contains the following:
- the LOC134294572 gene encoding zinc finger protein 658B-like isoform X2, whose protein sequence is MEEKAYKCIDCGKSFSQHGKLKTHQRIHTGEKPYNCLECGQSFADRSGLRSHQRTHTGEKPYNCLECGQSFAHSSGLRSHQRTHTGEKPYKCLECEQTFAQISTLHSHERTHTGEKPFKCLECGQSCTHSSDLRSHQRTHTGEKPYKCLECGQSFAQSGNLSSHQRTHTGEKPYKCLECGQSFARSSGLRSHHRTHTREKPNNCLECGKSFAHSSGLRLHQRTHTGEKPYECLECGQSFSDCSTLRRHQRTHTGEKPYNCLECGQSFAHSSGLRSHQRTHTGEKPYNCLECGQSFAHSSGLRSHQRTHTGEKPYKCLECGQSFARRGNLVSHQKTHTGEKPYNCLECGQSFTQKGNLRSHQRTHTGEKPYECLECEQTFAQIATLHSHQRTHTGEKPYKCLECEQTFAQIATLHSHQRTHTGEKPYKCLECGLSFTHNSELRSHQRTHTGEKPYKCLECGQSFAQSGNLSSHQRTHSGEKPYKCLECGQSFARSSGLRSHHRTHMG, encoded by the coding sequence atggaggagaaagcatataaatgtatcgatTGTGGAAAAAGCTTTAGTcagcatggaaagctgaagacacatcaaaggattcacactggggagaaaccctataactgcctggagtgtggacagagcttcgctgatAGATCaggcctacgttcccatcaaaggactcacactggggagaaaccctataactgcctggagtgtggacagagctttgctcatagttcaggactacgttcccatcaaaggactcacactggggagaaaccctataaatgcctggaatgtgaacAGACCTTCGCTCAGATTTCAACTTTACATTCACatgaaagaactcacactggggagaaaccctttaaatgcctggagtgtggacagagctgcaCTCACAGTTCAGacttacgttcacatcaaaggactcacactggggagaaaccctataaatgcctggagtgtggacagagcttcgctcaaaGTGGAAACCtaagttcacatcaaaggacccacacaggggagaaaccctataaatgcctggagtgtggacagagcttcgctcgtagttcaggtctacgttcacatcatagGACTCACACTAGGGAGAAACCCAATAActgtctggagtgtggaaagagctttgctcatagttcagggctacgtttacatcaaaggactcacactggggagaagccctatgaatgcttggagtgtggacagagcttcagtgattgttcaactctacgtagacatcaaaggactcacactggggagaaaccctataactgcctggagtgtggacagagctttgctcatagttcaggactacgttcccatcaaaggactcacactggggagaaaccctataactgcctggagtgtggacagagctttgctcatagttcaggactacgttcccatcaaaggactcacactggggagaaaccctataaatgcttggagtgtggacagagcttcgctcgtagGGGAAATCTAGTttcacatcaaaagactcacacaggggagaaaccctataactgcttggagtgtggacagagctttacacAGAAGGGAAacttacgttcccatcaaaggactcacactggggagaaaccctatgaatgcctggaATGTGAACAGACCTTCGCTCAGATTGCAactttacattcacatcaaagaactcacactggggagaaaccctataaatgcctggaatgtgaacAGACCTTCGCTCAGATTGCAactttacattcacatcaaagaactcacactggggagaaaccctataaatgcctggagtgtggactgaGCTTCACTCACAATTCAGagttacgttcacatcaaaggactcacactggggagaaaccctataaatgcctggagtgtggacagagcttcgctcaaaGTGGAAACCtaagttcacatcaaaggacccacagtggggagaaaccctataaatgtctggagtgtggacagagcttcgctcgtagttcaggtctacgttcacatcatagGACTCACATGGGGTGA